Proteins encoded in a region of the Anopheles aquasalis chromosome 2, idAnoAquaMG_Q_19, whole genome shotgun sequence genome:
- the LOC126572680 gene encoding cytochrome b5 isoform X1, with protein MAQKQYTLAEVGQHNKPTDVWMVIHDKVYDVTKFLHEHPGGEEVLIEYAGKEATTEFDDVGHSSDAKEQMKQYLIGELAEADRKKKTKVASSLTIDKRLALIAGSAAAIGVGLAMIFKANKK; from the exons ATGGCTCAGAAGCAGTATACGCTGGCCGAGGTTGGCCAACACAATAAGCCCACCGATGTGTGGATGGTCATCCACGATAAAGTGTACGATGTGACCAAGTTTCTCCACGAG CATCCCGGTGGCGAGGAGGTGCTGATCGAATATGCCGGAAAGGAAGCTACGACAGAGTTTGATGACGTTGGCCACAGCAGCGATGCCAA AGAACAGATGAAGCAATACTTGATCGGTGAGCTCGCCGAAGCGGatcggaaaaagaaaacgaaagtgGCCAGCAG TCTCACGATCGATAAGAGATTGGCGTTAATTGCTGGTTCGGCAGCGGCCATCGGTGTTGGCCTGGCGATGATCTTTAAGGCGAACAAGAAGTAA
- the LOC126572680 gene encoding cytochrome b5 isoform X2 produces the protein MAQKQYTLAEVGQHNKPTDVWMVIHDKVYDVTKFLHEHPGGEEVLIEYAGKEATTEFDDVGHSSDAKEQMKQYLIGELAEADRKKKTKVASSSDSSSTAKGSSGSWLGSLKTKFFG, from the exons ATGGCTCAGAAGCAGTATACGCTGGCCGAGGTTGGCCAACACAATAAGCCCACCGATGTGTGGATGGTCATCCACGATAAAGTGTACGATGTGACCAAGTTTCTCCACGAG CATCCCGGTGGCGAGGAGGTGCTGATCGAATATGCCGGAAAGGAAGCTACGACAGAGTTTGATGACGTTGGCCACAGCAGCGATGCCAA AGAACAGATGAAGCAATACTTGATCGGTGAGCTCGCCGAAGCGGatcggaaaaagaaaacgaaagtgGCCAGCAG CTCCGATTCCTCCTCGACTGCCAAAGGTTCCTCGGGGTCCTGGTTGGGATCGCTGAAGACGAAGTTTTTCGGTTAA